The Salvelinus sp. IW2-2015 linkage group LG8, ASM291031v2, whole genome shotgun sequence genome window below encodes:
- the LOC111968119 gene encoding mitochondrial pyruvate carrier 1, producing the protein MAGTLARKAVDHLKSKEFRDYLMSTHFWGPVANWGLPIAAISDMKKSPEIISGRMTFALTCYSLLFMRFAYKVQPRNWLLFGCHLTNETAQLIQGSRLIKYNMEKKSS; encoded by the exons ATGGCAGGTACTTTGGCACGTAAAGCTGTTGACCACCTTAAAAGCAAGGAGTTCAGAGACTATTTGATGAG CACA CACTTCTGGGGACCTGTGGCCAACTGGGGTCTGCCCATTGCAGCCATCAGTGACATGAAGAAAAGCCCCGAGATTATCAGTGGCAGAATGACCTTTG CTTTGACCTGCTACTCCCTCCTGTTTATGAGGTTTGCATACAAAGTTCAGCCAAGGAATTGGCTCCTCTTTGGTTGCCATCTAACCAATGAGACCGCCCAGCTCATTCAAGGTTCACGACTTATCAAATACAA CATGGAGAAGAAGTCTTCTTAG